In Massilia violaceinigra, one DNA window encodes the following:
- a CDS encoding PAS domain-containing protein, with translation MSASSTDNIPNGDLIIEDDDPSDVSASPTHELTPWRILIVDDDVDVHVVTKFALSNAQFQGRRLSFLHAYSGKEAIETLRATQDIALVLLDVIMETEDAGLRVARQIREALHNELVRIVLRTGQPGQALEHSIICDYDINDFWCKADLTTRKLFTTVIASLRAYASLQAAAAERAAMAAELDKARQVQALLGQQALVLKLDPKGHIIEASDRLCELTGRRRDTLIGRDLHALHTGTFPEALVDDIKLSLARDGAWSGDIQTRATDGSALHLRCALLALSEPGGAPYEYLAVATLFEPSPTPGA, from the coding sequence ATGTCCGCTTCCTCCACCGACAACATCCCGAATGGCGACCTGATCATCGAGGACGACGACCCGTCCGACGTATCCGCATCGCCGACGCACGAACTTACTCCCTGGCGCATCCTGATCGTCGATGACGATGTCGACGTGCACGTGGTGACCAAGTTCGCCCTCAGCAATGCCCAATTCCAGGGACGGCGCCTGAGCTTCCTGCACGCCTACAGCGGCAAGGAAGCGATCGAGACGCTGCGCGCCACGCAAGACATCGCACTGGTGCTGCTCGACGTCATCATGGAAACGGAAGATGCCGGCCTGCGGGTGGCGCGCCAGATCCGCGAAGCCCTGCACAACGAGCTCGTACGCATCGTCCTGCGCACCGGGCAGCCGGGCCAGGCACTCGAACACAGCATCATTTGCGATTATGACATCAACGATTTCTGGTGCAAGGCCGACCTGACCACGCGCAAGCTGTTCACCACGGTCATTGCCTCGCTGCGCGCGTATGCCAGCCTGCAGGCGGCAGCGGCCGAGCGCGCAGCGATGGCTGCCGAACTCGACAAAGCGCGCCAGGTGCAGGCGCTGCTCGGCCAGCAGGCGCTGGTGCTCAAGCTCGACCCCAAAGGGCACATCATCGAGGCCAGCGACCGCCTGTGCGAACTGACCGGCAGGCGCCGCGACACACTCATCGGGCGCGACCTGCACGCTTTGCATACCGGAACGTTCCCCGAGGCGCTGGTGGACGACATCAAGCTGTCCCTGGCGCGCGATGGTGCGTGGTCGGGCGATATCCAGACCCGGGCGACCGACGGCAGCGCCCTGCACTTGCGCTGCGCCCTGCTGGCGCTGAGCGAACCGGGCGGGGCGCCTTACGAGTACCTGGCAGTGGCGACGCTGTTCGAGCCCTCCCCCACGCCAGGCGCGTGA
- a CDS encoding phosphoribosyltransferase, whose product MAIHRQLKNRVHAGKLLALALAPYACRPDALVLALPRGGVPVGFVIARSVGLALDVLLVRKLGLPGYEEFAMGAIASGGVRVLNMEAIREHRIGREQIDDACAREAREIVRRERQYRGGRAEPELAGRSAILVDDGLATGSTMCAAVRAARERGAARIVVAVPVGAPDSCAALAPQVDELVCLSQPANFGAVGRWYREFEQTGDEEVQDLLAIAWRDQARAYHSSTNASERRQS is encoded by the coding sequence ATGGCTATCCACCGACAACTCAAGAACCGCGTGCATGCAGGCAAGCTTCTGGCGCTGGCACTGGCGCCGTATGCCTGCCGCCCGGATGCGCTGGTGCTTGCCTTGCCGCGCGGCGGCGTTCCGGTCGGTTTCGTCATCGCCAGGTCGGTCGGGCTTGCGCTCGACGTGCTGCTCGTTCGCAAGCTCGGCCTGCCCGGCTACGAAGAATTCGCCATGGGCGCGATCGCCAGCGGCGGCGTGCGCGTGCTCAACATGGAAGCCATCCGCGAACACCGCATCGGCCGCGAACAGATCGATGACGCATGCGCGCGCGAAGCGCGCGAGATTGTGCGGCGCGAGCGCCAGTACCGGGGCGGGCGCGCCGAGCCCGAGCTCGCGGGCCGCAGCGCCATCCTCGTCGATGACGGCCTGGCCACCGGCTCGACCATGTGCGCGGCCGTGCGCGCGGCACGCGAGCGCGGGGCCGCGCGCATCGTTGTCGCGGTACCGGTTGGCGCGCCGGACAGCTGCGCCGCGCTTGCCCCGCAGGTTGACGAACTGGTCTGCCTGAGCCAGCCGGCGAACTTCGGCGCGGTCGGCCGGTGGTACCGGGAATTCGAGCAAACCGGTGACGAGGAAGTGCAGGACCTGCTGGCCATCGCCTGGCGCGATCAGGCGCGCGCATACCATTCATCCACCAATGCAAGCGAACGGAGACAATCATGA
- a CDS encoding IS1380 family transposase, which yields MPNCTNEPIKLGRVGRRVVEASFDGGDIVSDGGVLLLRQVDQRIGLSKAIARVFEDRRRRASVSHSMRDLLAQRVYGLCCGWEDVCDHNVLRRDLAMQTAVGRADDLASAPTLSRLETSSTRAQAAALHGVLLDQFIASKAKRPKELVLDIDATHMPLHGEQEKSHFHRYYDNYCYLPLYVFCGQDILACVLRPSSRDPAGILSALIKLISRRLRQAWPRIRIIVRGDSGFCRHQALRRFEKWGLHYIVGLQKNSALLQRVELAELALAEMYQKAGSKQRMIGEFTYAAGTWDRQRRVIARLEHDARGANPRFIVTNLTGGPKALYERVYCARGEAENRIKEAQLDLFGRRASCHKFQANQLRLLLAAFAYTLMINLRRLALVGTELARACTATIRIKLLKIGAAVVRNTRRVRVMLASQHPLKHVFLTAARALAP from the coding sequence ATGCCAAATTGTACCAATGAACCGATCAAGTTGGGGAGGGTTGGACGGCGCGTCGTTGAGGCGTCATTCGACGGCGGCGACATCGTCAGCGACGGCGGGGTTCTGCTGCTGCGCCAAGTGGATCAGCGCATCGGCTTAAGCAAAGCGATTGCGCGCGTATTCGAGGATCGACGCCGTCGTGCCAGCGTTTCGCACAGCATGCGCGACTTGCTCGCGCAGCGCGTGTACGGCCTGTGCTGTGGCTGGGAGGACGTCTGTGACCACAATGTGCTGCGCCGCGACTTGGCCATGCAAACGGCAGTGGGCCGGGCCGATGACTTGGCCTCGGCGCCGACGCTGAGCCGGCTTGAAACGTCCTCCACGCGCGCGCAGGCGGCCGCCCTGCATGGCGTTCTGCTCGATCAGTTCATCGCCAGCAAAGCTAAGCGGCCCAAGGAACTGGTGCTCGACATCGATGCCACCCACATGCCGCTGCATGGAGAGCAAGAGAAGTCCCACTTCCACCGCTACTACGACAATTACTGTTACTTGCCGCTGTACGTCTTTTGTGGCCAGGATATCCTCGCCTGCGTCTTGCGGCCCAGCAGCCGCGATCCGGCCGGTATCCTCAGCGCATTAATCAAATTGATCTCCCGGCGCTTGCGCCAGGCTTGGCCACGCATCCGCATCATCGTGCGCGGCGATTCCGGGTTCTGCCGTCATCAAGCTCTGCGCCGCTTCGAGAAATGGGGGCTGCACTATATCGTCGGCTTGCAAAAGAACTCAGCGTTGCTGCAACGAGTAGAGTTGGCCGAACTGGCACTGGCCGAGATGTATCAGAAGGCCGGTTCCAAGCAGCGCATGATTGGAGAATTCACTTATGCGGCGGGGACGTGGGATCGGCAACGGCGCGTCATCGCGCGGCTGGAACACGATGCGCGCGGCGCCAACCCGCGTTTCATCGTCACCAACCTGACTGGGGGTCCCAAGGCACTGTACGAACGCGTGTATTGCGCCCGTGGCGAAGCAGAGAACCGTATCAAGGAGGCGCAGCTCGATTTGTTCGGACGCCGTGCGAGCTGCCATAAATTCCAGGCCAACCAACTGCGGCTGCTACTGGCAGCGTTCGCCTATACCCTGATGATCAATTTGCGCCGCCTGGCTTTGGTTGGCACGGAACTGGCACGCGCCTGCACGGCGACGATCCGCATCAAACTGCTCAAGATCGGCGCGGCCGTCGTGCGCAACACGCGGCGCGTGCGCGTCATGCTCGCATCCCAACATCCACTCAAGCACGTCTTCCTCACTGCCGCCCGCGCGCTGGCACCATAA
- a CDS encoding chromate transporter, which yields MSAPQIVLSWSDWFSLFGHYLMLSLMSVGGAISTTSEMHRYLVEQHHWLTQAQFNNAIALAQAAPGPNVLFVALMGWQVGMNAGSTGAAFLGVTVTMLGILIPSTVLTYFAAQWGHRNRDLRAVRAFKQGMAPVVIALLLSTSWILGSASQHLATDWPLWLLTVASGLVIWRTKLHLLWILAGGAMLGWLQLV from the coding sequence ATGAGCGCGCCGCAGATCGTGTTGAGCTGGAGCGACTGGTTCAGCCTGTTCGGACACTACCTGATGCTGTCGCTGATGTCGGTCGGCGGCGCGATCTCCACCACTTCCGAAATGCATCGCTATCTGGTGGAGCAGCATCATTGGCTGACCCAGGCGCAGTTCAATAACGCCATTGCGCTGGCCCAGGCCGCACCGGGGCCGAACGTGCTGTTCGTCGCGCTGATGGGCTGGCAGGTCGGCATGAACGCCGGCAGCACCGGCGCCGCATTCCTGGGCGTGACGGTGACCATGCTCGGCATTTTGATTCCCTCGACCGTGCTGACCTATTTCGCCGCACAATGGGGTCATCGCAACCGCGATTTGCGGGCCGTGCGCGCCTTCAAGCAAGGCATGGCGCCGGTCGTCATCGCCCTGCTGCTGTCGACCAGCTGGATCCTGGGCAGCGCCAGCCAGCACCTGGCCACCGACTGGCCGCTATGGCTGCTGACGGTGGCGAGCGGCCTGGTGATCTGGCGTACCAAACTGCATTTGCTGTGGATACTGGCCGGCGGCGCCATGCTCGGCTGGCTGCAACTGGTTTAG
- a CDS encoding phosphohydrolase — MMRETRAWVRMPSGRRLDLLNPTPFDWDDADLAIGLARTYRWGGHSVWPLPLSVAQHSIAVMQLRKNAARGPLDPLTELRELLHDAEEGLLGFDAISVIKPFLGDAFRSLTLRLEQAIFLRYGLPSWTMTEHASHKRADRLAAASEAVHVAGWTRDEVKNTLKISAKPQIDDPLFPIYGGTPWEPWAPELACARFLDELNRLKASV, encoded by the coding sequence ATGATGCGGGAAACACGTGCCTGGGTGCGCATGCCATCGGGCCGCCGTCTCGACCTGCTCAACCCCACGCCGTTCGACTGGGATGACGCCGATCTGGCCATCGGACTGGCGCGCACCTACCGCTGGGGCGGGCATTCGGTGTGGCCGCTGCCGCTGTCGGTCGCCCAGCATTCGATTGCCGTCATGCAGTTGAGAAAAAATGCAGCGCGCGGGCCGCTCGATCCGCTCACCGAGCTGCGCGAGCTGCTGCACGATGCCGAGGAAGGCTTGCTGGGATTTGACGCCATTTCGGTCATCAAGCCCTTTCTCGGCGATGCCTTCCGCAGCCTGACCCTGCGCCTGGAACAAGCCATCTTCCTGCGTTACGGCCTGCCCAGCTGGACCATGACGGAACATGCTTCCCACAAGCGCGCCGACCGCCTCGCCGCCGCCAGCGAAGCGGTGCATGTGGCCGGCTGGACCAGGGATGAGGTGAAAAATACCCTCAAAATTTCCGCCAAGCCCCAGATCGACGACCCCCTGTTCCCCATTTACGGCGGTACGCCGTGGGAACCCTGGGCGCCCGAGCTGGCCTGCGCGCGCTTTCTCGATGAGCTGAACCGGCTCAAGGCCAGCGTCTGA
- a CDS encoding EAL domain-containing protein has translation MASAVPGCDWRQIPVTTRFGTGSPTSTHEISGLAHGLGITVVAEGVETREQLDYLDGAGCDEVQGYFFSRPVPADEFVGLLVAGGTPSD, from the coding sequence TTGGCATCGGCGGTCCCCGGTTGTGATTGGCGTCAGATACCAGTAACAACGCGCTTCGGCACGGGATCGCCGACCTCTACTCACGAAATATCCGGGCTAGCGCATGGCCTTGGGATCACGGTGGTGGCGGAGGGAGTGGAAACGCGCGAACAGCTCGATTATCTCGACGGCGCGGGCTGCGATGAGGTGCAGGGGTATTTTTTCAGCCGCCCGGTGCCGGCCGACGAATTCGTCGGCCTGCTCGTGGCGGGTGGCACGCCGTCGGATTAA
- a CDS encoding ATP-dependent helicase: MTAVPHAASSDDPFASLNPAQRAAVEHDIGVAAGSARPLLVIAGAGSGKTNTLAHRVARLIMSGADPQRILLLTFSRRAANEMTQRASNVLHRIMGARGGQPPASLPWAGTVHSIGARLLRDYAGRIGLEESFTIHDRGDSEDLMGMVRHDIGLTQTEKRFPLKGTCLAIYSRVVNSRDTLALVLQSTFPWCSEWEAQLKTLFGAYVDAKQEQNVLDYDDLLLFWAEMAADPDLGAHIGGLFDHVLVDEYQDTNRLQAAILMGMKPGGEGVMVVGDDAQSIYSFRGATVRNILDFPKQFAQEACIVTLDRNYRSTQPILDASNAVIGAALERHAKTLWTDKVSTVRPQLVLIPDEAEQARWVCNRILEHRETGMALKAQAVLFRAASHSAALELELMRRNIPFVKFGGLKFLEASHIKDVLAVLRFAQNPSGRVAGFRVVQLVPGIGAATATRLLDAVGEAAEPLRAVEQFAAPARSGGDWEQFVALFRALRAPGLRWPADIELVKNWYLPHLERMYDDAQVRVADVEQLARLAGGHGSRETFLAEITLDPPEATSDRAGPPLLDEDYLILSTIHSSKGQEWKSVHVLNVVDGCIPSDMSTGNAADIEEERRLLYVAMTRAKEHLHLVVPNRFFIKQQAQMGDRHVYAARTRFISPAMLKHFEETVWMTADTQQSRTPMPDSVRMLVRERARNAWK; the protein is encoded by the coding sequence ATGACCGCAGTTCCCCATGCCGCTTCCTCCGACGATCCCTTTGCCAGCCTCAATCCCGCGCAGCGTGCTGCCGTCGAGCATGACATTGGCGTGGCCGCGGGCAGCGCGCGGCCCCTGCTGGTGATCGCCGGCGCCGGTTCCGGCAAGACCAATACGCTGGCGCACCGCGTGGCGCGCCTGATCATGAGCGGCGCCGATCCCCAGCGCATCCTGCTGCTCACGTTTTCGCGCCGCGCCGCCAACGAGATGACGCAGCGCGCCAGCAACGTGCTGCACCGGATCATGGGTGCGCGCGGCGGCCAGCCACCGGCCAGCCTGCCTTGGGCGGGCACCGTCCACAGCATCGGTGCGCGCCTGCTGCGCGATTACGCCGGCCGCATCGGCCTCGAGGAATCGTTCACCATCCACGACCGGGGCGATTCCGAAGATTTGATGGGCATGGTGCGCCACGACATCGGCCTGACCCAGACCGAAAAACGCTTTCCCCTCAAGGGAACCTGCCTGGCCATCTATTCGCGCGTGGTCAACAGCCGTGACACCTTGGCGCTGGTGCTCCAGAGTACCTTTCCCTGGTGCAGTGAATGGGAAGCCCAGCTCAAGACCCTGTTCGGGGCCTATGTCGACGCCAAGCAGGAGCAGAACGTGCTCGATTACGACGATCTTTTACTGTTTTGGGCCGAGATGGCGGCCGATCCCGACCTCGGCGCCCACATCGGCGGCCTGTTCGACCATGTCCTTGTCGATGAGTACCAGGACACCAACCGCCTGCAGGCCGCGATCCTGATGGGCATGAAGCCGGGCGGCGAGGGTGTGATGGTGGTCGGCGACGATGCGCAGTCGATCTATTCTTTCCGCGGCGCCACGGTGCGCAATATTCTCGATTTCCCGAAACAGTTCGCGCAGGAAGCCTGCATCGTCACCCTGGACCGCAACTACCGTTCGACCCAGCCGATCCTGGATGCGTCCAACGCCGTGATCGGCGCCGCGCTCGAGCGCCACGCCAAGACCTTGTGGACCGACAAGGTGTCTACCGTCCGGCCGCAACTGGTGCTCATTCCCGACGAGGCCGAGCAGGCGCGCTGGGTCTGCAACCGTATCCTGGAGCACCGCGAAACGGGCATGGCGCTCAAGGCGCAGGCGGTGCTGTTCCGCGCGGCCAGCCACAGCGCCGCGCTGGAGTTGGAACTGATGCGCCGTAATATTCCCTTCGTCAAATTCGGCGGCCTGAAGTTCCTGGAAGCATCCCACATCAAGGATGTACTGGCGGTGCTGCGCTTTGCCCAGAATCCAAGCGGCCGGGTGGCCGGTTTCCGCGTGGTGCAACTGGTGCCGGGCATCGGCGCCGCCACCGCCACCCGGCTGCTGGACGCGGTCGGCGAGGCGGCCGAGCCGCTGCGCGCGGTCGAGCAATTTGCCGCGCCCGCCAGGAGCGGCGGCGACTGGGAGCAGTTTGTCGCGCTGTTTCGCGCCCTGCGCGCGCCAGGGCTGCGCTGGCCGGCCGATATCGAGCTGGTCAAGAACTGGTACCTGCCGCACCTCGAACGCATGTATGACGACGCCCAGGTGCGCGTGGCCGATGTGGAACAGCTGGCGCGCCTGGCGGGCGGTCATGGCTCGCGCGAAACGTTTCTGGCTGAGATCACGCTCGACCCGCCCGAAGCGACCAGCGACCGCGCCGGACCGCCCCTTCTGGACGAGGATTACCTGATTCTCTCGACCATCCATTCATCCAAGGGACAGGAATGGAAATCGGTGCATGTATTGAACGTGGTGGACGGTTGCATCCCGTCCGACATGAGTACCGGCAATGCCGCCGATATCGAGGAGGAGCGCCGCCTGCTGTACGTGGCCATGACACGCGCCAAGGAGCATCTTCACCTGGTGGTGCCGAACCGGTTTTTCATCAAGCAGCAGGCGCAGATGGGCGACCGCCACGTGTACGCGGCGCGCACGCGCTTCATCAGCCCGGCCATGCTCAAGCATTTCGAGGAAACGGTGTGGATGACGGCCGACACCCAGCAGAGTCGCACACCGATGCCCGACAGCGTGCGCATGCTGGTGCGCGAGCGGGCGCGCAATGCGTGGAAGTAG
- a CDS encoding chromate transporter: MTDPSLPARPRPQSLTDLFVSFTLLALQGFGGVLAVVQREIVERKQWLTHEEFLEDWAVAQIMPGPNVVNLSMMIGGRYFGLAGALSALAGMLAVPLVLVLLLALVHARFVDHPGVAGALRGMAAVSAGMIGATGLKLSLALSRNPMPQLWCWALCGTGFVLVALLRVPLAYVLFGVGGLACFLTYRRLRP, encoded by the coding sequence ATGACCGACCCGTCCCTCCCCGCCCGCCCGCGCCCGCAATCGCTGACCGACCTGTTTGTTTCCTTTACCTTGCTGGCGCTGCAGGGCTTCGGCGGGGTGCTCGCGGTCGTGCAGCGCGAAATCGTTGAGCGCAAGCAATGGCTGACGCATGAGGAATTCCTGGAAGACTGGGCCGTCGCCCAGATCATGCCGGGGCCGAACGTGGTCAATCTGTCGATGATGATCGGCGGGCGCTATTTCGGCCTGGCCGGTGCGCTCTCGGCGCTGGCCGGCATGCTGGCCGTGCCGCTGGTGCTGGTGCTGCTGCTGGCTCTGGTCCATGCGCGCTTTGTCGATCATCCGGGCGTGGCAGGCGCACTGCGCGGCATGGCGGCGGTGTCGGCCGGCATGATCGGCGCCACCGGCCTGAAGCTGTCGCTGGCGCTGTCCAGGAACCCGATGCCGCAGCTGTGGTGCTGGGCCCTGTGCGGCACCGGCTTCGTGCTGGTGGCGCTGCTCCGGGTGCCGCTGGCGTACGTCCTGTTCGGCGTGGGCGGACTGGCCTGCTTTCTCACCTACCGGCGCCTGCGGCCATGA
- a CDS encoding HdeD family acid-resistance protein yields MNETLLRNWWLLAARGAIAIVFGVLAIAWPAVTLLTLAALFAVFALLGGAVWICGAVKNRRDDPHWWMLMLFGVVSLAVGVLATFNPAITLLTLILLMGANALVSGVLDIVIAIRVRKFIRGEWLLLLSGVASIVFGLIALLFPLGAGAVMLATFIGVYALISGVLLLCLSVRVRSWSRINAARSSPAAGTI; encoded by the coding sequence ATGAACGAAACGCTTCTGCGGAACTGGTGGCTGCTTGCCGCGCGCGGCGCCATCGCCATTGTGTTCGGCGTGCTTGCCATTGCCTGGCCCGCCGTCACGCTGCTCACTCTTGCGGCCTTGTTCGCCGTGTTTGCGCTGCTCGGCGGGGCGGTCTGGATATGCGGGGCCGTCAAGAACCGCAGGGACGATCCGCACTGGTGGATGCTGATGCTGTTCGGCGTGGTCAGCCTGGCCGTCGGCGTGCTCGCCACGTTCAATCCAGCGATCACCCTGCTGACCTTGATCCTCCTGATGGGGGCCAATGCCCTCGTCAGCGGCGTGCTCGATATCGTCATCGCCATCCGCGTACGCAAGTTCATCCGCGGCGAGTGGCTGTTGCTGCTCAGCGGCGTGGCGTCGATCGTGTTCGGCCTGATCGCATTGCTGTTTCCGCTCGGAGCCGGCGCGGTCATGCTGGCCACGTTCATCGGCGTGTATGCGCTCATTAGCGGTGTGTTGCTGTTGTGCCTGTCGGTACGCGTGCGCTCCTGGTCGCGCATCAACGCCGCACGCAGCAGCCCGGCGGCGGGCACGATCTGA
- the fghA gene encoding S-formylglutathione hydrolase, which translates to MLELLSEHACFGGVQRFYRHASTATGLPMRFSAFIPAVPSGQTLPALFYLAGLTCTEETFPTKAGAQRTAAREGLILIAPDTSPRGANIDGETDAWDFGAGAGFYLDATEAPWSKHYRMFSYLLELHALVLAELPVNAAKVGIFGHSMGGHGALVAALKRPDLFRSVSAFAPIAAPTRCPWGEKAFSGYLGTDRETWKQYDASELMLTMQAPFPGGILIDQGLADKFLEQQLYPEAFEAACAKTRQPLELRRHAGYDHGYYFISTFMDDHLRFHRAQLG; encoded by the coding sequence ATGCTCGAACTTTTATCAGAACACGCCTGTTTCGGCGGCGTGCAACGTTTTTATCGCCATGCCTCGACGGCAACCGGCCTGCCGATGCGCTTTTCCGCCTTCATCCCGGCCGTGCCCTCCGGCCAGACCCTGCCGGCGCTGTTTTACCTGGCCGGCCTGACCTGCACCGAAGAGACTTTTCCGACCAAGGCCGGCGCCCAGCGCACGGCGGCGCGCGAAGGCCTGATCCTGATCGCTCCGGACACGAGCCCGCGCGGCGCCAATATTGACGGCGAAACCGATGCCTGGGACTTCGGCGCCGGTGCCGGCTTTTATCTGGACGCAACCGAAGCGCCATGGAGCAAGCATTACCGCATGTTCAGCTACCTGCTCGAACTGCATGCGCTGGTGCTCGCCGAACTGCCCGTCAACGCCGCCAAGGTCGGCATTTTCGGACACTCGATGGGCGGCCACGGCGCCCTGGTCGCGGCCCTGAAACGCCCCGACCTGTTCCGTTCGGTATCAGCCTTTGCCCCGATTGCCGCGCCTACCCGCTGCCCGTGGGGCGAAAAAGCGTTCAGCGGTTACCTAGGCACAGACCGCGAGACCTGGAAGCAATACGACGCAAGCGAACTGATGCTGACCATGCAAGCGCCCTTCCCCGGCGGCATCCTGATCGACCAGGGTCTGGCCGACAAGTTCCTGGAACAGCAGCTGTACCCGGAAGCCTTTGAAGCGGCTTGCGCCAAAACGCGCCAGCCGCTCGAACTGCGCCGCCATGCCGGATACGACCACGGCTATTACTTCATTTCCACCTTCATGGACGACCATCTGCGCTTTCATCGGGCGCAGCTGGGCTAA